In a single window of the Xiphophorus couchianus chromosome 10, X_couchianus-1.0, whole genome shotgun sequence genome:
- the sncgb gene encoding synuclein, gamma b (breast cancer-specific protein 1) isoform X1, giving the protein MDVLMKGFSMAKEGMAAAAEKTKAGMEEAAAKTKEGVMYVGSKTKEGVVSSVNTVANKTVDQANIVGDAAVAGANEASQGTIEGVENVAASTGMVSQEEPIYEGEYGGMEQGGEGGEGY; this is encoded by the exons ATGGATGTACTGATGAAAGGCTTCTCCATGGCCAAGGAGGGGATGGCGGCCGCTGCAGAGAAGACCAAAGCAGGGATGGAGGAGGCAGCAGCCAAGACTAAAGAAGGGGTGATGTATGTAG GAAGCAAGACAAAGGAAGGAGTTGTGTCCTCAGTAAACACAG TGGCCAACAAGACCGTGGACCAGGCCAACATCGTGGGAGACGCGGCGGTCGCCGGAGCCAACGAGGCATCACAGGGAACCATCGAGGGCGTGGAGAACGTCGCTGCGTCAACCGGGATGGTCAGTCAG GAGGAGCCCATATATGAG GGAGAGTATGGAGGGATGGAGCAAGGAGGGGAAGGAGGAGAG GGGTACTAG
- the sncgb gene encoding synuclein, gamma b (breast cancer-specific protein 1) isoform X4, whose protein sequence is MDVLMKGFSMAKEGMAAAAEKTKAGMEEAAAKTKEGVMYVGSKTKEGVVSSVNTVANKTVDQANIVGDAAVAGANEASQGTIEGVENVAASTGMGEYGGMEQGGEGGEGY, encoded by the exons ATGGATGTACTGATGAAAGGCTTCTCCATGGCCAAGGAGGGGATGGCGGCCGCTGCAGAGAAGACCAAAGCAGGGATGGAGGAGGCAGCAGCCAAGACTAAAGAAGGGGTGATGTATGTAG GAAGCAAGACAAAGGAAGGAGTTGTGTCCTCAGTAAACACAG TGGCCAACAAGACCGTGGACCAGGCCAACATCGTGGGAGACGCGGCGGTCGCCGGAGCCAACGAGGCATCACAGGGAACCATCGAGGGCGTGGAGAACGTCGCTGCGTCAACCGGGATG GGAGAGTATGGAGGGATGGAGCAAGGAGGGGAAGGAGGAGAG GGGTACTAG
- the sncgb gene encoding synuclein, gamma b (breast cancer-specific protein 1) isoform X2: MDVLMKGFSMAKEGMAAAAEKTKAGMEEAAAKTKEGVMYVGSKTKEGVVSSVNTVANKTVDQANIVGDAAVAGANEASQGTIEGVENVAASTGMEEPIYEGEYGGMEQGGEGGEGY; the protein is encoded by the exons ATGGATGTACTGATGAAAGGCTTCTCCATGGCCAAGGAGGGGATGGCGGCCGCTGCAGAGAAGACCAAAGCAGGGATGGAGGAGGCAGCAGCCAAGACTAAAGAAGGGGTGATGTATGTAG GAAGCAAGACAAAGGAAGGAGTTGTGTCCTCAGTAAACACAG TGGCCAACAAGACCGTGGACCAGGCCAACATCGTGGGAGACGCGGCGGTCGCCGGAGCCAACGAGGCATCACAGGGAACCATCGAGGGCGTGGAGAACGTCGCTGCGTCAACCGGGATG GAGGAGCCCATATATGAG GGAGAGTATGGAGGGATGGAGCAAGGAGGGGAAGGAGGAGAG GGGTACTAG
- the sncgb gene encoding synuclein, gamma b (breast cancer-specific protein 1) isoform X3 produces MDVLMKGFSMAKEGMAAAAEKTKAGMEEAAAKTKEGVMYVGSKTKEGVVSSVNTVANKTVDQANIVGDAAVAGANEASQGTIEGVENVAASTGMVSQGEYGGMEQGGEGGEGY; encoded by the exons ATGGATGTACTGATGAAAGGCTTCTCCATGGCCAAGGAGGGGATGGCGGCCGCTGCAGAGAAGACCAAAGCAGGGATGGAGGAGGCAGCAGCCAAGACTAAAGAAGGGGTGATGTATGTAG GAAGCAAGACAAAGGAAGGAGTTGTGTCCTCAGTAAACACAG TGGCCAACAAGACCGTGGACCAGGCCAACATCGTGGGAGACGCGGCGGTCGCCGGAGCCAACGAGGCATCACAGGGAACCATCGAGGGCGTGGAGAACGTCGCTGCGTCAACCGGGATGGTCAGTCAG GGAGAGTATGGAGGGATGGAGCAAGGAGGGGAAGGAGGAGAG GGGTACTAG